In a genomic window of Dyadobacter fermentans DSM 18053:
- a CDS encoding response regulator encodes MGSKKTYEKDEITIFLADDDSDDVLFFQQALEEINLPHKLHIASNGQQLVEELISADSTPDIIFLDVNMPIKNGMETLSEVRKALVDPVPVIMLSTAASKALIESSQMLGASAYICKPSTYPELCALLSRLLVYDWRCISCDEIVLESANHSLFASK; translated from the coding sequence ATGGGATCAAAAAAAACATATGAAAAAGACGAGATCACTATTTTCTTAGCAGATGATGACAGTGATGATGTCCTGTTTTTCCAGCAGGCGCTTGAAGAAATTAACCTGCCGCACAAGCTTCACATTGCATCCAATGGTCAGCAGTTGGTTGAGGAGCTAATTAGTGCGGACTCCACGCCGGACATTATCTTTCTAGATGTCAATATGCCGATCAAAAACGGAATGGAGACGCTTTCTGAGGTAAGAAAAGCACTAGTTGACCCTGTACCGGTCATAATGCTTTCGACAGCAGCTTCGAAGGCATTGATTGAATCCTCACAAATGCTAGGCGCGAGTGCTTACATCTGTAAACCATCGACCTATCCTGAGCTATGTGCGCTATTATCCCGGCTGCTCGTATATGATTGGAGGTGCATCAGCTGTGATGAGATCGTTCTCGAGAGTGCGAACCATTCGCTTTTTGCGAGTAAGTAA
- a CDS encoding WD40/YVTN/BNR-like repeat-containing protein → MKRIFNLLTLIIFGMLVWMTSSCDDKEGNKAGPQPGNGTFIDLGEIPMPVAGHADFAENEFQIAAYSNNVVFVATSDGLWKNNLLTKEWSRSGFDGKKVSCIFKHPNIVNKLFAGVMPAENSTEKSLFISNDSGETWKAAQSPVHDDLDNVYETYVCIAVRPDHPDHIYANLAGGTMIAVSTDGGNTWKRMNDEAHSSFGYRSNIVFLPNNPDQLFQGSENPFDDAWLGRYDIDAKDPARLKNFIKVADVNVFGNRRPVELQTNAFTGSSIYVGQEGALAKVTGSATQFIFKAQEENPAVPYTYVYGIWIDPKDPKHILFGGSVNGSQTSANLFETFDEGKHIITVTQVPGPANIQVAKILATETDPVIVAYDPDIRKIRLFVYKPR, encoded by the coding sequence ATGAAAAGAATATTTAATCTGCTCACCCTGATCATCTTTGGAATGCTTGTTTGGATGACTTCCAGCTGTGATGATAAGGAGGGTAACAAGGCAGGTCCGCAGCCTGGAAATGGTACATTCATTGATCTGGGTGAGATTCCCATGCCAGTTGCCGGACATGCTGACTTTGCTGAAAATGAATTTCAAATAGCCGCATATAGCAACAATGTAGTTTTTGTGGCCACCTCCGATGGTTTATGGAAGAACAATCTGCTTACCAAAGAATGGTCCAGAAGCGGTTTCGATGGAAAAAAAGTTTCCTGCATTTTCAAGCATCCCAATATTGTAAATAAGCTTTTTGCCGGCGTCATGCCAGCCGAAAATTCGACTGAAAAATCGCTGTTTATTTCCAATGACAGTGGTGAAACCTGGAAAGCTGCTCAGTCGCCTGTTCACGATGATCTGGACAATGTTTATGAAACCTACGTGTGCATAGCCGTAAGGCCGGATCATCCCGATCACATTTACGCCAATTTAGCAGGAGGTACCATGATTGCGGTTTCGACCGATGGAGGGAATACCTGGAAACGCATGAATGATGAAGCGCATTCCAGTTTTGGTTACAGAAGCAATATCGTGTTCCTGCCCAATAATCCGGACCAGCTCTTTCAGGGAAGTGAAAACCCCTTCGATGATGCCTGGCTGGGCCGATACGACATTGATGCGAAAGACCCTGCTCGGCTCAAAAATTTTATCAAAGTAGCGGATGTAAATGTCTTCGGAAACAGAAGGCCGGTTGAACTTCAAACTAATGCATTCACGGGCAGCAGCATTTACGTGGGCCAGGAAGGCGCACTGGCCAAGGTAACCGGCTCAGCTACCCAGTTCATATTTAAAGCCCAAGAAGAAAATCCGGCGGTTCCATATACCTATGTCTATGGTATCTGGATAGATCCAAAAGATCCTAAGCATATCCTGTTTGGTGGCAGTGTGAATGGTAGTCAAACATCGGCAAACCTGTTCGAAACCTTCGACGAAGGAAAGCATATCATTACGGTAACGCAAGTTCCAGGTCCGGCCAACATCCAAGTCGCTAAGATACTCGCGACGGAAACAGATCCTGTGATTGTTGCATACGATCCTGACATCAGGAAAATCAGGCTGTTTGTTTACAAGCCAAGGTAA
- a CDS encoding VOC family protein yields the protein MRHIAHVSLVVHDYDEAIAFYTQKLGFDLIEDTWLSIEKRWVLVMPKGSTCSILLAKATTDEQSAVVGNQTGGRVFLFLYTDDFWTDYASLLENGVSFVRPPTEHDYGLVAVFTDLYGNMWDLLQPASNGQE from the coding sequence ATGAGACACATTGCCCATGTAAGCCTCGTTGTACATGACTATGACGAAGCGATTGCTTTTTATACTCAAAAACTTGGTTTCGATTTGATTGAAGACACTTGGTTAAGCATCGAAAAGCGTTGGGTGCTGGTAATGCCTAAAGGATCTACGTGCAGTATATTGCTAGCAAAAGCGACAACAGATGAGCAGAGCGCCGTGGTGGGGAACCAAACAGGGGGACGAGTCTTTCTCTTTTTATACACTGACGATTTTTGGACCGATTATGCGAGCCTACTCGAAAACGGTGTTTCCTTTGTCAGGCCACCGACGGAGCATGATTATGGCTTGGTAGCTGTGTTCACCGATTTGTATGGCAATATGTGGGACCTGCTACAACCTGCCAGCAACGGGCAAGAGTAG
- a CDS encoding Sec-independent protein translocase subunit TatA/TatB: MISASILAFVRLGGQEMIFLLVAILLLFGAKKIPDLAKGLGKGIREFKDATSDVRKSIEDAQS; encoded by the coding sequence ATGATTTCTGCAAGCATTTTAGCTTTTGTGCGCCTGGGCGGCCAGGAAATGATTTTTCTGTTGGTGGCCATCCTTCTGTTGTTTGGGGCGAAAAAGATTCCGGATCTCGCCAAAGGATTGGGGAAAGGCATCAGAGAATTTAAAGATGCCACCAGCGATGTGAGGAAAAGCATTGAGGATGCCCAATCATGA
- a CDS encoding aminoglycoside 6-adenylyltransferase, with protein MIPYDYQKFVDSLRSHLQSNIEFLGLAVGGSWIDNQLDSFSDIDLILVHRSPQIPMADRRALAKAFGNLLACFSGEHVGEPRLLICLYDNPILHVDLKFVAMTDMSSRIEEPIILWERDNMLTAYLKHSQANFPFPDFQWIEDRFWVWIHYAAAKIGRGELFETLTFFSFIQQTVLGPLLLIRNGLLPKGVRKLEMLLPKEDLLAMQATIAKYDQISCLEALKNIIDLYLSLRESVIPSSVVRQEHAEARVKEYVNNFSF; from the coding sequence ATGATACCCTACGATTACCAAAAATTTGTCGACTCACTTCGCAGTCACCTTCAATCCAATATCGAATTTTTAGGACTAGCGGTCGGAGGATCGTGGATAGACAATCAGCTTGATTCGTTTTCCGACATTGACCTTATACTAGTACATCGAAGTCCTCAGATTCCCATGGCTGACCGTCGAGCGCTTGCCAAGGCATTTGGAAACTTATTAGCCTGTTTTTCAGGTGAACACGTTGGGGAACCAAGATTATTGATCTGCCTTTACGACAATCCAATACTGCATGTTGATCTTAAATTTGTGGCAATGACTGACATGAGTAGCCGTATAGAAGAACCTATCATTCTGTGGGAACGCGATAACATGCTGACAGCTTACCTAAAACACTCGCAAGCAAATTTTCCCTTTCCGGACTTTCAGTGGATCGAGGACAGATTCTGGGTCTGGATCCACTATGCTGCTGCAAAAATTGGGAGAGGCGAGCTATTTGAAACGCTGACTTTCTTTTCTTTCATACAGCAGACAGTTTTGGGACCATTACTGCTCATTAGAAATGGCTTACTTCCGAAAGGAGTCCGTAAACTGGAAATGTTACTTCCTAAGGAAGATTTGTTGGCTATGCAAGCCACTATCGCGAAATATGACCAAATCTCTTGCCTCGAAGCATTAAAAAACATCATTGATCTTTATCTAAGCTTGCGCGAAAGCGTTATACCATCTTCGGTGGTCCGCCAAGAGCACGCCGAAGCAAGGGTAAAAGAATATGTAAATAATTTTTCATTTTAG
- a CDS encoding carbon-nitrogen hydrolase family protein, whose protein sequence is MRVTVCELSDDEAKFLLDWKDLKAHIAENRPDLVLLPEMPFCRWMAATPELTQELRLRGIQRHKQWLAEIEALGVCSVVYSMPTIEDSRYLNIAYVYTPEKGHQRLHSKAYFPQEPHFWEQTWFEREQAVTFDSVDIGDYRVGILLCTELWFNQWARHYGKQGIDLLLCPRATSQGSVQQWVDCGKVSAVVSGAYCLSSNRAGEGDNGFLWGGAGWVTEPVTGSILTLTSSKSRFSTIDIDLKKSRAAKLKYPLNVFD, encoded by the coding sequence ATGAGAGTAACAGTTTGTGAGCTGAGCGACGACGAAGCCAAGTTCCTGCTGGACTGGAAGGACCTGAAAGCTCACATCGCAGAAAACCGGCCCGACCTGGTGCTACTGCCGGAGATGCCTTTCTGCCGGTGGATGGCGGCTACTCCTGAACTTACCCAGGAGCTCCGCTTGCGAGGTATTCAGCGCCATAAGCAGTGGCTAGCTGAAATTGAGGCGCTCGGCGTGTGCTCAGTTGTGTATTCGATGCCGACCATCGAAGACAGCAGGTATTTGAATATCGCCTACGTTTATACGCCAGAAAAAGGACATCAGCGGCTGCATAGCAAAGCCTATTTTCCGCAGGAGCCGCATTTTTGGGAACAAACATGGTTTGAAAGGGAACAAGCGGTGACTTTCGACTCCGTCGATATTGGCGATTACCGTGTTGGCATTCTGCTCTGTACTGAGCTATGGTTTAACCAGTGGGCGCGCCACTATGGCAAACAAGGTATCGACTTGCTATTATGTCCCAGGGCTACGTCACAAGGCAGCGTTCAGCAATGGGTCGACTGCGGCAAGGTATCAGCAGTAGTCTCGGGAGCATATTGCCTCAGTTCGAACCGTGCCGGCGAAGGGGACAACGGGTTCTTATGGGGAGGAGCCGGTTGGGTTACAGAGCCTGTGACCGGCTCGATTTTAACTTTAACTTCGTCAAAATCGCGATTTTCAACTATTGATATTGATTTGAAAAAGAGTCGGGCTGCGAAATTAAAGTATCCGTTAAATGTCTTCGATTAA
- a CDS encoding DsbA family oxidoreductase — protein sequence MHTDNQLRVIYYTHPACTDSWAMREAWKQFTDEFGKLFKLQICMTNTPEYAEEKKGRSSGQNAALAVKAVSLQSAQASGIYLDALRDASINQHLDISKLDTLVEIAKRVSRINSGMFEMNRFGRDLGSHFSRKALHHDQQKAVINRIDTCPTISMTVAGKGVKISGNTSYSNLVKTISRLVPIL from the coding sequence ATGCATACTGATAATCAACTTCGAGTAATTTACTATACGCACCCGGCATGTACTGACAGCTGGGCAATGCGTGAGGCCTGGAAGCAGTTTACCGATGAGTTCGGCAAGCTCTTCAAATTGCAGATTTGTATGACAAACACGCCCGAATATGCGGAAGAAAAGAAGGGGAGAAGTAGTGGGCAGAATGCAGCACTGGCCGTTAAAGCCGTTTCATTGCAATCCGCGCAGGCATCTGGGATTTACCTGGATGCGCTACGTGATGCGTCTATTAACCAGCACCTGGATATTTCCAAACTTGATACCTTGGTTGAGATTGCGAAGCGGGTAAGCAGAATCAATTCGGGAATGTTTGAAATGAACCGGTTTGGCAGGGATCTAGGCTCACATTTTTCACGAAAGGCGCTCCATCACGACCAGCAGAAAGCGGTTATCAACCGGATCGATACGTGTCCGACCATTTCGATGACGGTCGCCGGCAAAGGTGTAAAGATATCGGGTAATACCTCTTATAGTAACCTCGTAAAAACGATCAGCAGGTTAGTGCCGATCTTATGA
- a CDS encoding insecticidal delta-endotoxin Cry8Ea1 family protein: MSLQKLMHRRKFIERSLLGAGGVLFTSAVLESCTLKDHVIPNPNGPVIMPPIGEYELDVNDSIKTAIVTGLSMIPVAGEILGGLTEIFWPASKKDVWSEIRNQLDTYVSDKIANDDYTLVGTLLTGLGGSLDLYTKAIAAGDIADTAKQWDDTRNTFVTALPEFQWNGHELKLLPLFAHAVTMYLGLLRDGILYGKEWGFNDIKIQQLVTDLQDRITNYTAYVNGWTQNGAAALQAVTKVNKATCEPFKSLNAYDRTLKLSVLDFRDTWPYFDATVYPAGAKFESFREVYSDPFGSISNSSNNSPISLPSVPMQLPTNVTVWGYNRIDAVQLTYPTGTGPGGVTQTARMGDAAGGSNQAPHGGVFNLAINNPITKVRAYYAAYQKTVGESDPIVGAMQFQFHDGTTTDLLGGLDKGAPGGWSMDTGLIGYDNNVLSSIYIHGIEKTIGSADCVVFGFQFWQSPQATFQAIGRLYITSPQERAATDFHSAFPHLGISAGSISNELKSAREAYWTKKRG, from the coding sequence ATGTCTTTACAAAAATTAATGCACCGCAGGAAATTCATCGAGCGCTCGCTACTCGGGGCGGGAGGCGTGCTGTTTACGTCGGCAGTGTTGGAAAGTTGCACGTTGAAAGATCATGTGATTCCCAATCCGAATGGGCCTGTGATCATGCCGCCCATAGGTGAATACGAACTTGACGTGAATGACTCTATAAAAACCGCTATTGTTACCGGACTAAGCATGATTCCTGTGGCTGGCGAAATTCTTGGAGGCCTAACCGAAATCTTCTGGCCAGCCTCAAAAAAGGATGTCTGGAGCGAAATCCGAAATCAGTTAGACACATATGTATCTGACAAAATTGCTAATGATGACTACACACTAGTCGGAACACTATTGACCGGCTTAGGTGGATCCCTAGATCTTTATACCAAAGCAATTGCTGCAGGAGACATAGCTGATACTGCTAAGCAATGGGATGATACAAGAAACACGTTCGTTACCGCTCTTCCTGAATTTCAATGGAATGGTCACGAGCTGAAGTTACTGCCTCTGTTTGCGCATGCCGTAACTATGTACCTGGGCCTACTACGCGACGGGATACTCTATGGGAAGGAATGGGGCTTCAATGATATTAAAATTCAGCAGTTAGTTACAGATTTGCAGGATCGCATCACAAATTACACCGCATATGTTAATGGATGGACTCAGAACGGAGCTGCTGCATTGCAGGCGGTAACCAAAGTAAACAAAGCGACTTGTGAGCCATTCAAGTCACTTAACGCTTATGATCGTACACTGAAGCTTTCGGTGTTAGACTTTCGGGATACCTGGCCTTATTTCGATGCAACTGTGTATCCTGCAGGAGCCAAGTTCGAATCTTTTCGTGAAGTTTATTCAGATCCGTTTGGTTCGATATCCAACAGCTCTAACAATAGCCCTATCAGCTTACCATCAGTCCCAATGCAGCTTCCTACGAATGTAACTGTGTGGGGTTATAATCGCATTGATGCAGTTCAATTAACCTATCCAACGGGAACTGGCCCCGGAGGCGTTACGCAAACTGCACGAATGGGGGATGCTGCCGGTGGCAGCAATCAGGCCCCACACGGCGGCGTATTTAACCTAGCTATCAATAATCCGATAACTAAGGTCAGGGCCTATTACGCTGCTTACCAGAAAACAGTAGGCGAATCAGACCCCATTGTTGGTGCGATGCAGTTTCAGTTTCATGACGGTACAACAACAGATCTTCTCGGTGGCTTAGACAAAGGAGCTCCTGGTGGTTGGTCAATGGATACAGGCCTTATTGGTTATGACAATAATGTATTGTCTAGTATTTACATTCACGGAATAGAAAAAACGATAGGCAGCGCTGATTGCGTGGTGTTTGGTTTTCAATTTTGGCAGTCACCACAAGCAACGTTTCAGGCGATTGGCAGACTTTACATAACAAGTCCACAAGAGCGAGCAGCAACAGATTTCCATAGTGCTTTTCCACACCTTGGAATATCTGCCGGGTCGATAAGCAATGAACTGAAGTCGGCCCGCGAGGCTTATTGGACCAAAAAGCGCGGATAA
- a CDS encoding lipase family protein, with translation MKRNFPFIAAILLALATLAACTDHNFPPVASEATPPTEPHKRIALLCMLSNVNYDLVAASEQELSQNTLRINDALQHNADVRDYLGTDWQVVWGPAISNSMKKSTTSAVDSFVTDNTMYVARGTDLATGKVMHVVAIAGTNAVSRKGAFGEDFNVIREKDWGAPNSGKISAGSALGFNILNAMTDPATGKTLLEFLGTLNDAGPAEVAFTGHSLGATLSPLMALKFIEQKQQKGYTNVNVSVYPIAGPTPGDKKFAAYAGGQFGAGYHSVINANDIVPHAWQKDMFGKIPSMYKNAPPFNPGGSGGFHLAVKEQLEFDALKLVIDLKTYQRIAPEREFVFQGKANVYPDGSGTYFKEAKYQHVIAYYIDAFQFPQSVIDAISE, from the coding sequence ATGAAAAGGAACTTTCCGTTTATCGCAGCCATCCTGCTGGCGTTGGCAACCCTGGCCGCATGTACCGATCACAACTTCCCACCGGTGGCGAGTGAAGCTACACCCCCCACCGAACCCCATAAACGCATTGCATTGCTGTGCATGCTCTCCAATGTAAACTACGACCTGGTTGCTGCCTCGGAACAGGAGCTAAGTCAGAACACACTGAGAATCAATGACGCCTTGCAGCACAATGCCGATGTTCGGGATTACCTGGGCACTGACTGGCAGGTGGTTTGGGGGCCGGCGATTTCCAACAGCATGAAAAAATCCACCACCAGCGCCGTGGACAGTTTCGTTACCGATAATACCATGTATGTCGCCCGCGGCACCGACCTGGCGACGGGCAAAGTCATGCATGTAGTGGCCATTGCGGGGACGAATGCGGTGTCGCGGAAAGGTGCGTTTGGAGAAGATTTTAATGTGATCAGAGAAAAGGATTGGGGCGCGCCGAATAGCGGAAAAATCAGCGCGGGCAGCGCGCTGGGGTTCAATATCCTGAATGCAATGACCGATCCTGCCACCGGAAAAACGCTGCTTGAATTTCTGGGTACACTGAATGATGCAGGCCCGGCCGAGGTCGCCTTCACGGGCCATAGCCTGGGCGCAACATTGTCGCCGCTGATGGCCCTGAAATTCATCGAGCAAAAGCAGCAGAAGGGTTACACTAACGTTAACGTAAGCGTTTATCCCATCGCCGGTCCTACGCCCGGCGACAAAAAGTTTGCCGCGTATGCCGGCGGACAATTTGGCGCGGGATATCATTCGGTGATCAACGCCAACGACATTGTTCCTCATGCCTGGCAGAAAGATATGTTCGGGAAAATTCCCTCGATGTACAAAAATGCTCCCCCGTTCAACCCGGGCGGTTCAGGCGGGTTTCACTTGGCGGTTAAGGAGCAGTTGGAGTTTGATGCGCTCAAACTGGTTATCGACTTAAAAACCTACCAGCGCATTGCCCCCGAGCGGGAGTTTGTTTTCCAGGGCAAAGCGAATGTTTACCCGGATGGGTCCGGCACCTACTTTAAAGAAGCCAAGTATCAGCACGTCATTGCGTATTACATCGATGCATTCCAGTTTCCACAATCGGTTATTGATGCCATTTCTGAATGA
- a CDS encoding YceI family protein: MKPSLFPFRLLIIPMLAFCMLPFSCIKDHKVEHFIIDKSASAMEWKGYLKDGSGNNGTIKVTGRLFAAEPGMITGGQISFPLSSLININLPTDELKQQLIHHLQSRDFFDMATYPHIRFDIISMVPDKDISHTYHVAGELIMLGKSNPVSFPVKIKLQGERLEVTGETGIDRTLWGMNYASDESAPDGMYVKPGIDVQFKVVALRKVH, encoded by the coding sequence ATGAAGCCAAGTTTATTTCCATTCCGTCTGCTTATTATTCCAATGCTGGCCTTTTGCATGCTGCCCTTCTCATGCATTAAAGATCATAAGGTTGAGCACTTCATCATTGATAAGTCTGCTTCTGCCATGGAATGGAAGGGCTACCTAAAAGATGGTAGCGGCAACAATGGGACCATCAAAGTGACAGGAAGATTGTTTGCAGCAGAGCCCGGGATGATCACGGGTGGACAAATCAGTTTCCCACTTTCTTCACTTATCAATATCAACCTGCCTACCGATGAGCTGAAACAGCAGTTGATCCATCACCTGCAAAGCCGCGATTTTTTCGACATGGCTACCTATCCACACATTCGGTTTGACATCATATCCATGGTGCCTGATAAGGATATATCGCATACTTATCACGTAGCCGGCGAACTTATAATGCTGGGGAAATCCAATCCCGTAAGCTTCCCTGTAAAAATAAAGTTGCAGGGAGAAAGGTTGGAAGTGACCGGCGAAACCGGCATCGACCGGACGCTTTGGGGAATGAACTACGCCAGCGACGAAAGCGCACCGGACGGCATGTATGTCAAACCCGGAATCGATGTGCAATTCAAGGTGGTGGCGCTAAGAAAAGTTCATTGA
- a CDS encoding FAD-dependent monooxygenase: protein MAAELARHHVRCRIIDTLQKPLPYCRALSTTTRTLEVFEDMGILQKAVDAGIWLSGRRVAYAGGPARDYPEQSGDFPYSHTYLNIPQPETERILTEHLSALGIEVERGLTLKGLTQDDDAVSVLLESSDGKMEETQFPYVIGCDGAHSFVRKAAGIDFEGEMMPFEFMLADVKIDWQLPSGYSFQSIHPAINTPPDFLVAVPLPEPGRYRVSMLAPTADMTSELGTDHGIQSERPAPGLDVFQKKANDLMGEPARLSALRWSSIFRISMRLATSYQAGNVFIAGDAAHIHPPTGGQGMNTGIQDAYNLAWKLALVLKKKSPQSLLESYTLERRAEAENVIERTIRATMNTGPAGFKSDRLADSQLLVSYRSSSWVHPIGDQAWTSDLRPGDRAPDCAGLRQQRIGYPFRLFYLLKGTAHVLLFDLRDPTPHCPDELHALVRDLRSEFGEEIGLYLRIIAITSKPQQLNVHTVSDITWVFDPDESFARAYSSQNKASWLIRPDGYISWCHVGYNSQDLLPYLRKVFISDMST, encoded by the coding sequence ATGGCCGCTGAGCTGGCCAGGCATCATGTCCGTTGCCGCATCATTGATACCCTCCAAAAGCCATTGCCTTACTGCCGCGCGCTAAGCACTACCACCAGAACCCTTGAAGTCTTCGAAGACATGGGTATCCTGCAAAAAGCAGTAGATGCAGGAATCTGGCTCAGCGGGCGCCGTGTCGCCTACGCGGGCGGACCAGCCCGGGACTATCCCGAACAGTCGGGTGATTTTCCCTATTCACACACTTATTTAAATATTCCGCAGCCTGAGACCGAGCGTATTCTCACCGAGCATCTATCTGCATTAGGTATAGAGGTCGAGCGCGGGCTTACCCTCAAAGGATTAACGCAGGATGATGATGCGGTTTCTGTGCTGCTGGAATCCAGCGATGGAAAAATGGAAGAAACCCAATTTCCATACGTAATTGGTTGCGATGGGGCCCATAGCTTTGTCCGCAAAGCAGCAGGTATTGATTTTGAAGGTGAAATGATGCCCTTTGAATTTATGCTAGCCGATGTTAAGATAGATTGGCAACTTCCCAGCGGTTATTCATTCCAGTCAATTCATCCAGCTATTAATACTCCGCCGGATTTTCTTGTTGCAGTCCCCTTGCCAGAGCCTGGCCGGTACCGGGTTTCTATGTTGGCTCCTACCGCTGACATGACATCAGAATTAGGTACGGACCACGGGATCCAATCCGAGCGGCCAGCACCTGGTCTGGATGTATTTCAGAAAAAAGCAAACGATCTGATGGGTGAACCTGCCCGGCTCAGTGCGCTTCGCTGGTCGTCTATTTTCCGGATCAGTATGCGACTGGCAACATCTTATCAGGCGGGTAATGTCTTTATAGCCGGCGACGCTGCACATATCCACCCCCCGACAGGTGGCCAGGGAATGAATACAGGTATACAGGATGCATATAATCTAGCCTGGAAGCTTGCGCTCGTCCTGAAAAAAAAGTCGCCACAGAGCTTGCTGGAAAGTTACACGCTAGAACGGCGGGCAGAAGCCGAAAACGTGATTGAGCGTACGATCCGGGCGACCATGAACACTGGTCCGGCTGGCTTCAAAAGTGACCGGTTGGCTGATAGCCAACTTCTTGTTTCCTACCGGAGCTCTTCCTGGGTTCATCCAATCGGAGACCAGGCTTGGACCTCCGATCTCAGGCCGGGAGACCGTGCCCCTGATTGCGCTGGTTTACGGCAGCAGAGGATCGGTTATCCATTTCGGCTTTTTTATCTTTTGAAAGGCACAGCACATGTTTTGTTGTTTGACTTACGTGATCCTACACCGCACTGCCCGGATGAGCTGCACGCTTTGGTGCGAGACTTGCGGTCCGAGTTTGGTGAAGAAATCGGCCTGTACCTGCGTATCATAGCCATTACCTCAAAGCCACAGCAGTTGAATGTTCACACTGTGTCTGACATTACCTGGGTATTCGATCCGGACGAATCCTTTGCAAGGGCCTATTCCTCACAAAATAAAGCCAGTTGGTTGATCAGACCTGACGGGTATATAAGCTGGTGTCATGTAGGTTATAATAGCCAAGATTTGTTGCCTTATCTGCGAAAGGTCTTTATTAGTGATATGAGTACTTGA